In a genomic window of Struthio camelus isolate bStrCam1 chromosome 16, bStrCam1.hap1, whole genome shotgun sequence:
- the BCL7B gene encoding B-cell CLL/lymphoma 7 protein family member B isoform X1: MSGRSVRAETRSRAKDDIKKVMAAIERVRKWEKKWVTVGDTSLRIFKWVPVADSKEKEKSKSSSSTAREPNGFPADTSANSSLLLEFQGAVSADENSNQSSLSDVYQLKVDSSPNSSPSPQQSESMSPAHTSDFRTDDSQPPTLGQEALEEPSLPSSEVADEPPTLTKEEPVPLETQVTEEEEDSGAPPLKRFCADQNSVCHTASES; this comes from the exons aTGTCGGGCCGCTCGGTGCGAGCCGAGACCCGCAGCCGCGCCAAGGATGACATCAAAAAAGTGATGGCCGCCATCGAGCGCGTCCGCAAATG GGAGAAGAAGTGGGTGACGGTGGGCGACACGTCCCTGCGGATATTCAAGTGGGTGCCTGTGGCGGACAGCAAGGAG aAAGAGAAATCCAAATCAAGTAGCAGCACTGCCCGAGAACCCAATGGCTTCCCAGCTGACACATCTGCcaactcctctctcctcctggaGTTCCAGG GTGCTGTTTCTGCAGATGAGAATAGTAACCAGAGCTCCTTGTCAGACGTCTACCAGCTCAAGGTGGACAGCAGCCCGAACTCCAGCCCCAGTCCCCAGCAGAGCGAGTCCATGAGCCCTGCTCATACGTCTGACTTCCGCACGGATGACTCGCAGCCACCCACACTGGGGCAGGAGGCACTGGAAG AGCCGTCCCTGCCTTCCTCGGAAGTTGCAGATGAGCCTCCTACTCTCACAAAGGAAGAGCCAGTCCCCCTTGAGACTCAG GTaactgaagaggaggaggactcTGGTGCACCGCCTCTGAAGAGATTTTGTGCCGATCAGAACTCTGTGTGCCACACGGCCTCGGAGAGCTAG
- the BCL7B gene encoding B-cell CLL/lymphoma 7 protein family member B isoform X2 codes for MSGRSVRAETRSRAKDDIKKVMAAIERVRKWEKKWVTVGDTSLRIFKWVPVADSKEKEKSKSSSSTAREPNGFPADTSANSSLLLEFQDENSNQSSLSDVYQLKVDSSPNSSPSPQQSESMSPAHTSDFRTDDSQPPTLGQEALEEPSLPSSEVADEPPTLTKEEPVPLETQVTEEEEDSGAPPLKRFCADQNSVCHTASES; via the exons aTGTCGGGCCGCTCGGTGCGAGCCGAGACCCGCAGCCGCGCCAAGGATGACATCAAAAAAGTGATGGCCGCCATCGAGCGCGTCCGCAAATG GGAGAAGAAGTGGGTGACGGTGGGCGACACGTCCCTGCGGATATTCAAGTGGGTGCCTGTGGCGGACAGCAAGGAG aAAGAGAAATCCAAATCAAGTAGCAGCACTGCCCGAGAACCCAATGGCTTCCCAGCTGACACATCTGCcaactcctctctcctcctggaGTTCCAGG ATGAGAATAGTAACCAGAGCTCCTTGTCAGACGTCTACCAGCTCAAGGTGGACAGCAGCCCGAACTCCAGCCCCAGTCCCCAGCAGAGCGAGTCCATGAGCCCTGCTCATACGTCTGACTTCCGCACGGATGACTCGCAGCCACCCACACTGGGGCAGGAGGCACTGGAAG AGCCGTCCCTGCCTTCCTCGGAAGTTGCAGATGAGCCTCCTACTCTCACAAAGGAAGAGCCAGTCCCCCTTGAGACTCAG GTaactgaagaggaggaggactcTGGTGCACCGCCTCTGAAGAGATTTTGTGCCGATCAGAACTCTGTGTGCCACACGGCCTCGGAGAGCTAG
- the TBL2 gene encoding transducin beta-like protein 2, with translation MAAAALLGVSVLLGALLLLLAAALRRASPRGPPAAPPDGPKANGDAAKSAGPRKVKLPARVRRDRPQQHSFTHRLLVAALKGHSGSVSCLDFSSSGKYLASCADDRTVRLWSTRDFAEREHRCLRANVELDHAELVRFSPDSRAFIVWLSNGETIRVYKMTKKEDGNFTFTATSEDFPKKHKAPVINIGIAETGKFIMTASSDTAILIWNLKGEVLASINTNQMNNAYAAVSPCGRFVASCGFTPDVKVWEVCFGKSGDFREVTRAFELKGHAAGVHSFSFSNDSRRMATVSKDGTWKFWDTDVEYKKQQDPYLLLTGKCEVTEPCRIALSPDARVAAISSGTSIVVYNTRRGEEEERFVDVHGQYITDLAFDINSRYLVSCGDRAIRVFHNTAGYRAVVEEMESMLKKTANKATRERLEQQISSAQKALAAIYGKKH, from the exons atggcggcggcggcgctgctgggtGTCTCGGTGCTGCTGggcgccctgctcctgctgctggcggccgcgctgcgccgcgcctccccgcgggggccgcccgccgcgccgcccgacG gccccaaggcgaACGGTGACGCTGCCAAGTCGGCGGGGCCCAGGAAGGTGAAGCTGCCGGCGCGGGTCCGGCGGGACAGGCCGCAGCAGCACAGCTTTACCCATCGGCTCCTGGTCGCCGCCCTCAAG GGCCACAGCGGCTCTGTGtcctgcctggacttcagcagcagCGGCAAGTACCTGGCATCATGTGCCGACGACCGCACGGTCCGCCTTTGGAGCACCCGTGACTTTGCAGAGCGTGAGCATCGCTGCCTGCGTGCCAACGTGGAGCTGGACCATGCCGAACTCGTCCGCTTCAGCCCCGACTCCCG GGCATTCATTGTTTGGTTGTCAAATGGCGAGACTATTCGTGTctataaaatgacaaagaagGAGGATGGCAACTTCACATTCACTGCAACATCTGAGGACTTCCCAAAGAAGCACAAAGCTCCTGTCATTAACATAGGAATTGCAGAGACAG GAAAGTTTATCATGACAGCTTCCAGTGACACTGCCATCCTGATCTGGAACCTAAAGGGTGAAGTTCTGGCCAGCATTAACACTAATCAGATGAACAATGCCTATGCAGCTGTATCACCCTGTGGGAG GTTTGTGGCATCATGTGGCTTTACCCCTGATGTAAAGGTTTGGGAGGTGTGTTTTGGCAAGAGCGGAGACTTTCGGGAGGTGACCAGAGCTTTTGAGCTGAAAGGCCATGCAGCTGGTGTacattccttctccttctctaatGACTCTAGGCg GATGGCAACTGTTTCAAAGGATGGGACGTGGAAGTTCTGGGACACAGATGTGGAATATAAGAAGCAGCAGGATCCATACCTGCTTCTGACAGGAAAGTGTGAGGTGACAGAGCCTTGTCGCATTGCCCTGTCCCCTGATGCTCGAGTGGCGGCCATCTCTAGCGGTACCAGTATTGTTGTGTACAACACccgaagaggagaagaggaggagcgcTTTGTCGACGTCCACGGACAGTACATCACAGACTTGGCTTTTGACATTAACAGCCGCTACTTGGTGTCATGTGGGGATCGGGCCATCCGAGTGTTTCACAACACTGCCGGTTACCGGGCAGTGGTGGAGGAGATGGAGAGCATGCTGAAAAAAACTGCTAACAAAGCCACTCGAGAGAGACTAGAGCAACAGATCTCAAGTGCCCAGAAAGCGCTGGCCGCAATCTATGGCAAGAAGCACTAG